Proteins from a genomic interval of Nitrospirota bacterium:
- the treS gene encoding maltose alpha-D-glucosyltransferase, whose amino-acid sequence MLSADPLWYKDAVFYEIHVKAFADGNGDGVGDFQGLTGKLDYLQWLGVDCLWLLPFYPSPLRDDGYDVADFMSVAEKYGTTEEVRRFLDEAHRRGMRVIVDLVLNHTSDQHPWFQEARSSPDSPKRDYYVWSDSDTKYAKARIIFIDTEKSNWTWDPEAKAFYWHRFFSHQPDLNYDNPEVQKAMLDTMEFWLEQGLDGFRCDAVPYLLEREGTICENLPETHEYLKAIRRRIDETYKGRVLLAEANQWPSDVRPYFGDGDEFHMAFHFPLMPRLYMGVRSETRDPIIDMFTHTPEIPPNCQWCLFLRNHDELTLEMCSGEERDYMYYTYARDPKMRRNIGIARRLAPLLDNDRRKIELLNSLVFTMPGSPIIYYGDEIGMGDNVQLKDRDGVRTPMQWTMDRNAGFSTCDPSQLYLPVVSDPVFGYQSINVESQREMPHSLLHWMKRMIAVRKRYPAFGRGTITFLRPANGKVLAYLRQHEGIVLLLVHNLAGSAQSVELDLKEFSGSTPVELLAESRFARVTEQAYVLTMAPYGLYWLNLVPERTGVELYGIEQTAL is encoded by the coding sequence ATGTTGAGTGCAGATCCACTGTGGTACAAAGACGCCGTGTTTTACGAGATCCACGTCAAGGCCTTTGCCGACGGCAACGGGGATGGAGTCGGTGATTTTCAGGGCCTGACCGGCAAACTGGACTATCTCCAGTGGCTCGGCGTGGATTGTCTCTGGCTGCTGCCGTTTTATCCGTCTCCGTTACGGGACGACGGCTACGATGTTGCCGATTTTATGAGCGTGGCTGAAAAATACGGCACGACCGAGGAGGTGCGACGTTTTCTGGACGAGGCGCACCGGCGAGGCATGCGGGTCATCGTGGACCTGGTCTTGAACCACACGTCCGATCAACATCCGTGGTTTCAGGAAGCGCGCAGCTCTCCCGATTCTCCCAAGCGCGATTACTACGTCTGGAGCGACAGCGACACCAAGTATGCGAAGGCGCGGATCATCTTTATCGATACGGAAAAGTCCAATTGGACCTGGGATCCGGAAGCCAAGGCCTTCTATTGGCACCGGTTTTTCAGTCATCAGCCCGATTTGAATTATGACAATCCGGAAGTCCAGAAGGCCATGCTGGACACGATGGAGTTTTGGCTCGAGCAGGGGCTAGACGGGTTCCGTTGCGATGCGGTGCCCTATCTGCTCGAACGCGAGGGCACCATCTGCGAGAACCTGCCAGAGACGCACGAGTACTTGAAGGCAATCCGACGTCGTATCGACGAGACTTACAAGGGGCGCGTCCTCTTGGCAGAGGCGAACCAATGGCCGTCTGACGTGCGGCCCTATTTCGGCGATGGCGACGAATTTCACATGGCGTTCCACTTCCCGCTGATGCCACGGCTCTATATGGGCGTGCGCAGCGAAACGCGCGATCCGATCATCGACATGTTTACCCATACGCCCGAGATTCCACCGAATTGCCAATGGTGCCTGTTCCTCCGTAATCACGACGAGCTGACGCTTGAGATGTGTTCCGGCGAAGAGCGGGACTACATGTACTATACCTATGCGCGCGATCCGAAGATGCGGCGCAACATCGGCATTGCACGTCGGTTGGCGCCCTTGCTGGACAACGACCGTCGAAAAATCGAGCTGCTGAACAGCCTGGTCTTTACCATGCCGGGCAGCCCGATCATCTACTACGGCGACGAGATCGGCATGGGGGACAACGTGCAGTTGAAGGATCGCGACGGGGTGCGCACGCCGATGCAGTGGACGATGGACCGGAATGCGGGATTTTCGACCTGCGACCCCTCTCAACTCTATTTGCCTGTCGTCTCGGATCCGGTGTTCGGCTACCAATCGATCAATGTCGAATCGCAACGGGAGATGCCCCATTCGCTGTTGCATTGGATGAAACGAATGATTGCGGTGCGCAAGCGATACCCTGCCTTCGGGCGGGGCACGATCACATTTTTGCGGCCGGCGAACGGCAAGGTGCTCGCCTATTTGCGACAGCACGAGGGGATCGTCCTGCTGCTCGTCCATAATCTGGCCGGGTCAGCGCAGTCAGTGGAGTTGGACCTGAAGGAATTTTCCGGTTCGACGCCGGTCGAATTATTGGCCGAATCGCGATTTGCCAGGGTGACGGAACAGGCCTATGTGCTGACGATGGCCCCGTACGGATTGTACTGGCTCAATCTGGTGCCGGAGCGGACGGGAGTGGAACTCTATGGGATCGAACAGACGGCACTGTAG
- a CDS encoding DUF5752 family protein translates to MSDANTTFSFIGCSEIQEILGKQAEDERQLAEMLEEVPLDSVYFHTHSYFLRTRFIERIYPNDFAEWVGEQVRDHVLAERLSVLDPFDFQSLEALREELISIIDDHLSGLATVPRVGFGTSFFFNRSRILEVPTGVEVRTLREFRDAISEVDISAIYFHVFEAHLRLQREENDFSAWIRGSLNLPELADRMRSLNPYLGSLERLRSSLLTMCDDHLAKSGGPKG, encoded by the coding sequence ATGAGTGACGCCAATACGACATTTTCATTTATCGGCTGCAGTGAAATTCAGGAGATCCTCGGGAAGCAAGCCGAGGATGAACGCCAGCTTGCAGAAATGTTGGAAGAAGTCCCGCTCGATTCGGTGTACTTCCACACGCATAGCTATTTCCTGCGGACCAGATTTATCGAACGCATCTACCCCAACGACTTTGCCGAGTGGGTAGGTGAGCAGGTGCGGGATCACGTGCTGGCAGAACGCCTGTCCGTCTTGGATCCGTTCGATTTTCAGAGCCTGGAGGCCCTGCGGGAGGAGCTGATCTCCATTATCGACGACCATCTGTCCGGCCTGGCGACGGTGCCTCGGGTGGGATTCGGGACGTCCTTTTTCTTCAACCGATCGCGGATTTTAGAGGTGCCGACCGGCGTGGAAGTCAGAACGCTGCGGGAGTTCCGCGATGCGATCTCCGAGGTCGATATCAGTGCGATTTATTTCCATGTGTTCGAGGCTCATTTGCGGTTGCAGCGGGAGGAGAACGATTTCTCCGCCTGGATCAGAGGCAGTCTCAATCTGCCGGAGTTGGCTGACCGCATGCGATCGTTGAACCCGTATCTCGGCAGTCTCGAACGACTGCGGTCGAGCCTGTTGACCATGTGCGATGACCATCTGGCGAAGTCGGGTGGGCCGAAAGGGTAG
- a CDS encoding glycosyl transferase family 2, producing the protein MGEFIVPESVRTLLHGATPVDLVVGVLTFNDKATAPGVARALADGCAKAFPQRRTLMVNCDAGSQDDTPQHIQKGLGVDAHLWTICHPVQGASRNVLSESGVPGRETAVRILAAVADQLGATACLVVDGNLKSVDATWTELLAAPILDKGVDCVLPWFQRNRYEGTLTNTLLAPLTRALYGKQIPYHLGGAYAFSGSMIRSTLLQQPWDEEIMPYGIDGWVTTLAVAEPLQICLASLGPRLQQAKPMGDLASVVAQAVGCLFHLMERYPEKWESVAGSVAVQAVGTTRGLGAETGAINVERMVNGFRQGLRDLVPVWHLILSEETFQQVLELGVEETDRFRFSSALWVQVVYDFALAYHDRLLHREHLLKALTPLYLGYTASFIIGTRAQGVDRVEQELTRLSEQFETMKPYFVQRWRWHNE; encoded by the coding sequence GTGGGAGAGTTTATTGTCCCGGAGTCGGTCCGCACGTTGCTGCACGGAGCGACGCCGGTTGATCTCGTGGTCGGTGTGCTCACGTTCAACGACAAGGCGACTGCGCCTGGGGTTGCCCGTGCGCTGGCTGATGGATGTGCCAAGGCGTTCCCGCAACGGCGGACGCTGATGGTCAACTGTGATGCGGGTTCGCAGGACGACACGCCCCAGCACATTCAGAAGGGCCTCGGGGTGGACGCGCATCTCTGGACGATCTGCCACCCTGTGCAGGGCGCGTCGCGCAACGTGCTGTCCGAATCCGGCGTGCCGGGACGGGAGACAGCCGTACGCATCCTTGCCGCCGTGGCGGACCAGCTCGGCGCGACCGCCTGTCTGGTCGTCGACGGTAACTTGAAGTCGGTGGATGCGACGTGGACCGAGCTTCTTGCCGCCCCGATCCTCGATAAGGGAGTCGATTGTGTGCTGCCCTGGTTTCAGCGTAATCGGTACGAGGGGACATTGACGAACACCCTATTGGCACCGCTCACCAGGGCCTTGTACGGCAAGCAGATTCCCTATCACTTGGGCGGCGCCTACGCATTTTCCGGCAGTATGATCCGTTCGACCTTGCTTCAGCAGCCCTGGGACGAAGAAATTATGCCGTACGGCATTGACGGATGGGTGACCACACTTGCGGTTGCGGAGCCGCTCCAGATCTGCCTGGCTTCGCTCGGACCCCGCCTGCAGCAGGCCAAGCCGATGGGCGACTTGGCCTCTGTCGTGGCCCAGGCCGTCGGTTGTCTGTTCCATTTGATGGAGCGGTATCCGGAGAAATGGGAATCCGTCGCGGGGTCGGTGGCGGTCCAGGCAGTTGGCACCACGAGGGGGTTGGGAGCTGAGACCGGTGCCATCAATGTGGAGCGGATGGTCAACGGATTTCGCCAGGGGCTCCGCGATTTGGTGCCGGTGTGGCATCTCATCCTTTCGGAAGAGACATTTCAGCAGGTCTTGGAACTCGGTGTCGAAGAGACAGACCGCTTTCGTTTTTCCTCCGCCTTGTGGGTACAGGTCGTCTACGACTTCGCGCTGGCGTATCATGACCGCCTGTTGCACCGCGAGCATCTGCTCAAGGCCTTGACGCCACTGTATCTCGGATACACGGCATCATTCATCATCGGGACACGCGCGCAGGGCGTCGACCGCGTCGAACAGGAATTGACTCGTCTGAGTGAGCAGTTCGAGACCATGAAACCGTATTTCGTTCAGCGATGGAGGTGGCACAATGAATGA
- a CDS encoding glycosyltransferase: MIRELEQYREVAPKGTIDFLQRLSEQVQGKRFLHINTVRYGGGMVEILRRLVPVMKAMGIEARWEVIAGTQEFTDVTRRIADGLQGRPEVITDEMYQIYLDVTARNAKALDLDADLVFVHDPQPAALIEHRTGGKWVWRCHLDAGQPHRPVWSLFRRHVLKYDAAVFSLPGFAQRLPIPKFMIHPSIDPLTEKNRELSRSEIGEVLDRFGIAKGKPMLLQVARFDRFKDQLGTIRAYRMAKKHHNCQLVFAGSGVVHDPEGEAVLAEVQEAAGNDPDIHILQLPPEADREINALQRGASIVIQKALKEGFGVAVSESMWKGKPVIGGTAGGVSAQIVNEATGFIVHSVEGAAFRIRYLLSNPSVMTRMGAMAKEHVRRNFLITRHLSDYLTMLKLLCPE; this comes from the coding sequence ATGATCAGGGAACTGGAACAATATCGGGAGGTGGCTCCGAAGGGAACCATCGACTTTTTGCAGCGCTTAAGCGAGCAGGTGCAGGGGAAGCGGTTTCTTCACATCAACACCGTCCGCTACGGGGGCGGGATGGTGGAGATCTTGCGACGACTCGTGCCGGTGATGAAGGCGATGGGTATCGAGGCGCGCTGGGAAGTCATTGCCGGCACGCAGGAGTTTACCGACGTCACGCGCCGGATCGCCGACGGATTGCAGGGCCGGCCTGAAGTCATTACCGACGAGATGTACCAGATCTATCTGGACGTCACCGCCAGGAACGCCAAGGCCTTGGATCTCGACGCGGACCTCGTGTTCGTCCACGACCCGCAGCCGGCCGCGCTGATCGAACATCGGACGGGCGGGAAATGGGTATGGCGCTGCCACCTCGACGCCGGCCAACCCCATCGGCCGGTGTGGAGTCTGTTTCGCCGGCATGTATTGAAATATGATGCAGCCGTCTTTTCGTTGCCGGGGTTTGCGCAACGGCTGCCTATTCCGAAGTTTATGATTCACCCCTCAATCGACCCCCTGACCGAGAAGAACCGGGAGCTGTCGCGCAGCGAGATCGGCGAGGTGCTCGATCGATTCGGGATTGCCAAGGGAAAACCGATGCTCTTGCAGGTGGCCCGATTCGATCGATTCAAGGACCAGCTCGGCACGATTCGCGCCTATCGGATGGCCAAGAAGCATCATAATTGTCAGCTCGTGTTCGCGGGGAGCGGCGTGGTGCACGACCCGGAGGGAGAAGCCGTGCTGGCAGAGGTGCAGGAGGCGGCGGGGAACGATCCGGACATTCATATTCTCCAGTTGCCACCGGAGGCCGACCGTGAAATCAACGCGCTGCAGCGGGGCGCCTCGATCGTAATTCAAAAGGCGCTCAAGGAAGGGTTTGGCGTGGCCGTCTCAGAATCGATGTGGAAGGGGAAGCCGGTGATCGGTGGAACCGCCGGAGGGGTGTCCGCGCAGATCGTGAACGAGGCGACCGGATTCATCGTTCATTCCGTCGAGGGCGCCGCCTTTCGTATTCGTTATCTCCTGAGCAATCCCAGCGTGATGACCAGGATGGGCGCCATGGCGAAGGAACATGTCAGGAGAAACTTTCTCATCACGCGGCATCTCAGCGACTATCTCACGATGCTGAAGCTGCTGTGTCCAGAATAG